In Myxococcales bacterium, the DNA window CCGCCGGCGCCAGGAGCGTCAAGTACCTGGAGACCACCGGTAGCGTCCAGATCGGCGGCGGCACCATCCCGACTTCGATGCTGGTCCTCTACGGGGGATACATCTTGTTCCTGATCGGCTCGGCGGTGAGCCTGGTACGGCGTTCGAGCGGCGACGTGGATACGCTGGCATATGTACGCCGGGGTCCGCTCGCGAACATCCAGCTCCCTCCGTACGTCGACTTCCCCACGCTGCCACTGACGCGTGTCTCAGCGCCCGTCGTCGCGTACATCGGGCTGGCTTTGGGGTATCTCAGCGGCCTCTTGGGTGTCGGCGGCGGCATCGCGCTGATCCCGACCCTGCTCTACGGCTTCGGATTCCCGATTCGACAAGCCGCCGGCACCGGCATCCTGGTACTCGTCGTCACCGCGGTCAGCGGGACCCTGGCACACGCGGCCAACGGCTACGTTCACCTGCCGATGTCGCTCACTCTGCTGGCGGGAGCCAGCATCAGCGCGCAGTTCGGGGCCCTGGCCACGAGCCGATTGAGCGCGGGAGTGTTACGCCGCGGGCTCGCGAGCCTGATCCTGCTCACACTCGTGGCCTTGGTCTGGTCGCTCGCGCGGCGCGTCGTGTAGGGTCTCGAACATCTTGGCGGCCTTCTCCAGCATCGCAGACGTGATCGGAAACACCCCTTTGGTGTTGCTCGCGCGGCTCTCCGAAGAGCTCGGCATCTCGCTGCACGCCAAGGTCGAAGGCGTGAACCCGGCGGGCAGCGTCAAAGATCGCATCGCCCGCGCGATGGTCGACGACGCCGAGGAGCGGGGACTGCTTCGCCCGGGCGCGACGCTGATCGAGCCCACCAGCGGCAACACCGGCATTGCCTTGGCGATGATCGCCGCGGTCCGCGGGTATCGGCTGATCCTCACCATGCCCGAGGCCATGAGCCGCGAGCGGGTCCAGCTGCTTCGAGCCTTCGGCGCCGAGGTCGTGCTGACGGCCGGCACACTGATGAAAAAGGCGGTGGAGCAGGCCGAGCTGCTCGGCGCCACTACGCCGGGGGCCGTGATGCTGCGGCAGTTCGAGAACCCGGCGAATCCGCGCGTGCACGAGCAGACCACCGCCGAGGAGATCTGGCGGGACAGCGCTGGAAAGATCGACGTGTTCGTCGCTGGCATCGGCACCGGCGGGACCATCAGCGGGGTGGGTCGTGTGCTCAAGACGCGCAGCCCCTCGACCCACATCGTCGGCGTGGAACCGGCCGGGGCTGCAGTGCTCTCCGGGCAGGAGCCGGTCGGTCACCATATCCAGGGCATCGGCGCGGGCTTCGTGCCCAAGGTGTTGGACCGAAGTGTGATCGACGAGGTGCTCGCCGTCAGCGAGGACGCGGCACTCGACGCCGCCCGGCGCCTCGCGCGAAGAGATGGCGTGCTCTCGGGCTTCAGCGCAGGCGCGGCGATGAGCGCGGTGTTCGTGCTCGCGGCCCGACCCGAGTTCCGCGGCAAGAGCTTCGTGGTCGTCCTGCCCGATACCGGCGAGCGCTACGTCTCGACCGCGCTGTTCGAACGGGTCTCGGGCTGAGGGGATTGCGGTCGTGCTGCTTCGTCGAACGCGAGCGGCGGCAAGTTGAGCTCGACGCGGCCGTCGGGGAAGAAGTCCGAGAACTGCGGCTCGACCCGCTGCTCCAGGCGCTCTGCCACCGCCTGGGCCCGCTCGAGCGCGAGCCGGATCCCGTGCACCGCGAGATCTCCCTCCAGCCGCGGCACCAGCCGCTTGACCCGCTCGAAGGTGGAGAGATAAGCGCCGCGCCAGATGGCGAGATATGGCCGGTGGTCCATCGGATTCATGCTGAGCAGCCGACGCACGCGGTTGGAGGGCAGGAAGGTGTACGTGCTCACTTCGGGATGTTTGCGCAGGACCCACTCCCGCGTGTTCTCGAAGCGGGTGTAGGACATGGAGCGGATGTCCTGGTCGATGTTGTACAGAATGCCGCGTCGGTTCGCGGCACCAGCCAGCTGTGAGACATAAGGCACGAAGGGGTCGAGGATGAACACCAGGTCCGCACCGCGTGCGATGGCCTCGACGAAGTTGCTGGTGCGGGTCACGGCGCCGTCTTCGTAGAAACGCGACTCGATCTCCACGGCTGAAAAAGCTGGGTTGACGCTCACGGAGCCCTGGATGGCTTGGCTGATGGGGACATGGTCATGTCCCTCACTGCCAAACATGAGGTGCCGGCGTGCGTCTTGGTCCGAGGCTCCGATGAAGAGCGGTTTCTTCAGCCGGCGAAAGTCATTGTCGACCCCAGGACGCGACAGGATCTCGCGCAGCGCGGCCTCGAAGCGGTCCGAGCGAAATGGCGCACCGATCAGCGAGGTGTAGTCCAAGATCAGATCGTTGAAGCTAGGTAACGTGCGGCGCCAGGCGAGCTCGTAGGCGGCGCGCCAGAAGATGTCGGTGGCCGCCGCCAAGCGTTGACCGAGGTCTCGGAAGTTCAGGTGTCCGAAGCGGAAGAGCTGTAGGTCGATCGGCGGCAAGCGCCCGCCCGGATGCCCGGCGATCGACGCCATCAGTTCGTCGACGGAGTAGCCCGCGCTCATGATCCCGGTGACGACGGCGCCGGCGCTGATGCCAAAATACATGTCCAGGTCGAGCACCCCCGGGGTCAGGCAGTCATCCAGGCACTTGAGCGCTCCCAGCTCGAAGAAGATCCCCGTGATTCCGCCGCCCGATGCAGCCAGGGCCGTCTTGCCCACCGCACGGTGCGTCGTGATGTCGACGATGGCGTCCAGGATTCGCCGAGGGAAGTCCGTATCGGCAGGCCGCTCGCGCAGGACGTGGCCGATCCCCCGACCGCCGAGCTCGGCGATCAGCCGGTCGGTGTCCTCGTCGTCACCGCGCACCAGCGCCACGATGCGGTGAAAGCCATATCGCAGCTCGACATCGGGTGCGTGATCGAGGCGTGAGCAGAGCGCCCGCGCCCGCTCGACGCATGCCCTGGCGTCGTCCGCCGCGTCCGCGCGCAGGTCGAGCAAGAGCAGATTCACGTAACCGGCTGCCAGCCGCGCCTCGACGCCGCTCGCCGCAGTCTCCACCGAGAGCGCGAGGATGCTGCCAGCGTGCTCGATGCGTGGCGGGTCATGGGAGACCACCTTCGCCGCGGCGGCCAGACGGGCAAAGCAGACCTGGGCGGGGCGCCCGGCTGCCGAATAGTAGACCACGCGCTTTTCCAAGGGCCTGATTGTGACCTCGGTAGGACGCGGCGAAACGCGCAACCTTTTCGTCCGCCCGTCTGTGTTATGGACGCGCCGTCATGTTCCAGAAAGTTCTCATCGCAAACCGCGGAGAAATCGCCGTTCGCATTGCCCGCACGCTGAAGGAGATGGGCATCGTCCCGGTCGCCGTCATGAGTGAGGTCGATCGCGATGCGTTGCACGTGCGCGTCGCTGGAGAGGCCTACGAGATCGGGCCGGCGCCAGCCGCCGAGAGCTACCTCCGCATCGACAAACTGATCGAGGTGGCAAAACGTTCGGGCTGCCAAGCCCTGATCCCGGGCTACGGCTTCCTGAGCGAGAACCCGGCTCTGCCGGAGGCCTGCGAGGACAACGGCATCGTCTTCATTGGTCCTCCGGCGAGCGCCATGCGGGAGCTCGGCTCGAAGACCGCGGCGCGCGAGAAGATGAGCGCGGCGGGTGTCCCCATCGTTCCCGGTGGCCCGGCGAACACCGCGGAAGAGGCACTCGTCACCGCGGCGCGCATCGGATATCCGGTCATGCTGAAGGCGACGGCCGGCGGCGGCGGCAAAGGCATGCGGCTGGTCGCGACGGAGGCGGAGCTGCCGGGCGCCCTCGAGCGCGCCAAGAGCGAAGCCAAGAAGGCCTTCGGTAACGACGAGGTCTACCTGGAAAAGGCCATCGTTCGGCCACGCCACGTCGAAGTGCAGGTGCTCGGCGATAGGCAAGGCAACGTCGTGCACTTGTTCGAGCGGGACTGCTCGGTTCAGCGCCGTCACCAGAAGGTGGTGGAAGAGACGCCCTGCCCGGTGCTCGACGACGCGACGGCCCGAAAGATGGGGGAGGTCGCGGTGAAGGGCGCGAAAGCGGTCGGTTATTACTCCGCCGGCACCTTCGAGTTCCTGCTGGCCGAGGACGGTTCTTTCTACTTCCTCGAAGTGAACACCCGGCTGCAGGTCGAACACCCCATCACGGAGCTGTGCACCGGCGTCGACCTCGTGCGCGAGATGGTACGCATCGCCGATGGTGAGCCGCTCGGCTACGCGCAGGACGCGATCACGCGGCGCGGCGCCGCCATCGAATGCCGCGTCTACGCCGAGGATCCGAGCACTGGGTTTCTCCCGAGCCCGGGGCTGATCAACGAGCTGCGTGTGCCCGCGGGTCCTGGCGTCCGCGACGACAGCGGCGCGTACGAGGGCTGCACGATCAGCTCCAACTACGACCCGTTGATCTCGAAGTTGTGTGTGTGGGCGTCGACTCGAGAGCAGGCGCTGGCCCGCATGCGCCGCGCGCTCTCCGAGTACGTCGTCGCCGGCATCCGCACGAACCTACCGTTCCACGAGCGCCTGTTCGAGCACCCGGAGTTCCTGTCCGGCCGCTACGACACGTCGCTCATCGAGCGCAACAAGGCCGAGCTGCTCAGCGGCACGCGGATCCCCGACCGGGACAAACACTTGTTCGCGGCAGCGGTGGCGCTCGCCACGTTCCGCGAGAAGCGCGGACCCAGCAGCCTGGCCGCACAGAACGGCAACGAACCCGGCCTGGCGCCCTGGGTCGCGGCGCAGCGGTCACGTCTGACTCCGGGGAGGCCCCGCTGACATGGCCGCGCTCTCCGGTGTCCGGGTGCTCGACCTCACCCGACTCTTGCCAGGCCCCTTCGCCACCCTGGTGCTCGCCGAGCTCGGCGCACAGGTGGACAAGATCGAAGATCCGAACCTGGGCGATTACACCCGGCATGCGCCGCCCGTGGTCGGGCCCCACGGTGCGGCGTTCCACGCGCTGAACCGCGGCAAACGCAGCGCCGTGCTCGATCTGAAGAGCAGCGAAGGTGTGCGCGTGTTCGAGCGCCTGCTGCCGCACTACGACGTGCTGTTCGAGCAGTTCCGACCTGGCGTCCTCGATCGGTTGGGGATCGGCCACCAACGTCTGCTCGAGCTCTGCCCGAAGCTCGTGATCTGCGCGCTGACCGGCTACGGACAGACCGGACCGCTCAAGTCACGCGCGGGCCACGATCTCAACTATCTGGCGCGGGCGGGTCTGGTAGGATTGGGCGGCCCCGCCGAGAGCAAACCCACCATCCCGCCATTCCAGCTCGCGGACGTGAGCGGCGGGCTGTGGAGTGTGATCGCCATCCTGGCGAGCCTGCGCGAGCGCGACCAGACCGGGCGGGGCCAAGTGCTCGACATCGCGATGTTGGACTCCGTGGTTCCGTTCGCGACCATTGCGCTATCCAAGATCCTGGGCGGCGAGCTTCCGGAGCGCGGCAACGAGCTGCTCACTGGCGGCGTCGCCCCCTACGACACGTACACGACTGCCGACGGCGAGACGATGACCCTCGGCGCCCTGGAGCCGAAATTCCTGACCAAGTTCTGCGCCGCAAACGCCATCGAGGTCGATCTGAGCGCCCTCATGCCGGGCCCCCACCAAGTGGAGCTGAAGCGCCGCTTCGCAGAGGTCATTGCGCAGAAGACCCGCCGCGAGTGGGAGGCATTCAACGCCGAGCATGATGTGTGTTTCGAGCCAGCGTTGCGACCCGACGAGCTGCTCTCGGATCCGCAGATCGCCGCACGCGGTTTGTTCTTCGAGGGCAAAGCAGGAGAAGAGACGGTGCGTTATTACCGCACGCCGGTCACTCCGCGGGATCTCGCACCCACGCCCGCCCCGGGCCCTGGTGAACACACGGATGCAATCTTGCGAGAGGCCGGCTTCGACGCTGACGAGCTCGCCGCACTCCGCGCCGCCAACGTCATCCGCTGACCGGGCGGCTCAGATCTTCTTGAATTCCTCGACGAATTCCCAGTCGGCGATCAAGTGTTTGCGGAGCAGCACGCTGAGCAGGGCCGCGAAGAGCTTCTCCCATTGCACGTGCTCTCCGAGAATTTCGCTGGCGTCGGCGCCGTGTGAAACCGCGCGCAGCGCCGCCACCAGATCGCGCGCGGTCAGGTGATCGCCGTGATCGTCCGCGGCGGCCGGTTCTCGTGAACGCGAAGAGCGCCGCGCGGGCAGGTTGATCGTGGTCCCGTCGAGCAGCGTGACCGCCACCATCTTGCCCTTGCCCTGCCGCGGCGGGGGCAGGCTGATGTCGCGAGCGGAGATCTGCGGACCGGAGTCCGGCGGAAAGCTCTCGGCCTTGGCGACGGGTTCTCTGCGGGCAGCGGGGCGCACCGATGGAGCTCTCGCCGCCGGTCGCTCGGAGGCTCGCGGCTCAGGTGGGCGACTCGCGGGACTCTGCGGAACCGGAGTACCGGCCGCAGGGGTCGCAGGCGACTCCAGCGGCTCGGCGCTCGCCGCGGCCGCGTGGGGAGGGCTCGACGGCGCGAAGCGAGTCGTCGCCGGCTGCTCGGCAGCTGCGACCGTCGCGTCGCCGCCGTAGTACGCACGAATGGCCCCACGGATGTCCGAGAGCGGTGCGATCATGGCTCGAACGGGCAGACCAGAGTAGCGGGCCACCTCTTCCTTTGCGGCGTCGTCCTCCGGATTGTCCATCGCGATGTACAGGGTCTCGCCGCTGCCGCGCACGCGTCGCACGAAGATCGGAACCAGCGAGTGCCGTTCGGCGACTTCGCGCGGCACCAGGTTCAAGAGCTGCCTGGAGAAGTCGATGTGGTACAGCGACACCCAGGGCACACTGAGCTGCTGGCTCAAGATCTGTGTGACCTGCGTCTCGGTGACGAGCCCACTCGCCACCAAGAGCGTGCCGAAGCGACGGCCATCCTTCTTCTGGAGCGCCAGAGTCTCTTCGAGCTGCTCGCGCGTGATGATCTGGGCCTCGACCAGCAGCTCCCCAAGGCGAACGCGAGGTGCGGACATCGAGGGCGAGTCTAGCAGCGAGCCCCCCGTTGCCCGAAAAACTCGGGGTTTTGCCGGAGCCAGCCGGCTGGGGCGGGGCGGTCCGTCCGCGAAAGGCGCGCCCGGGGCTTCTATTCAGGCCCGGCCTGGGCAATACTCCAGGCCTTGTGCGGGGGTCTTGGGATGAACCGCAACACCCGTGCCGTCGACAACTTGGCGCCGCCGACCGGGCGTCAGTCGTCATTTCAACCAATTAGGACGGGAGTGCGTCGATGGTAGCGGCGGAACCGACTCGGGCATGCCCCCAGTGCGGTGCGACCTGCCAGCCCACTCATCAGTACTGTCCGACCTGCGGCTTCCCGGTGGCAAACGTCAGTCAGTCCAGCGAAGACCGCATGATCGGCCGGACCCTGCCCGGCGGTTACCACATCCTGGATCTGGTCAGCGTCGGCGGCATGGGTCGGGTCTATCGGGCCGAGCAGAGCGTTCTGGGTCGCACCGTTGCGGTGAAGGTCATTCACCCGCACCTCTTGGCGGACGAGAACGCGGCGCTCCGGTTCATGACGGAGGCCCGCGCGGCCTCACAGTTGAACCACCCGAACTCGGTCTCGGTCTTCGACTTCGGGCGCACCGAGGACGGCCAGCCCTACCTGGTCATGGAATTTCTGCGAGGCAAGGACCTCGCGACCGTCGCCTGGGAAGAGGGACCCCTGCCCTTCAGCCGCATCGTCGACGTGCTGCGGCAGGCCCTCACGGCACTCGGTGAAGCCCACGAGCTTGGCATCGTGCATCGGGATTTGAAGCCCGAGAACATCATCCTCGAGCCGCTTCGACGCGGCGGCGACTTCGTCAAGGTCGTCGACTTCGGGCTCGCCAAACTCAAGGGCGACGCCCAGGGTCGGAGCATCACCAACCCCGGCATCGTGTGCGGAACACCAGACTACATGGCGCCGGAACAGGGCCGCGGCGACGCGCTCGACGGCCGTAGCGACCTCTACGGCCTCGGCGTCGTGTTGTTCCAACTGCTGACGGGCCGCCTGCCGTTCGACGCCGACAGCCCGACGCAGGTGGTGATGATGCACCTCACCATCCCGATGCCCGATCCGCGCCAGGTAGCGCCGGAGCGGAACATCCCGGACGTACTGGTCGACGTCGTCACGAAGGCAATGGCCAAGGAGGCCGACCAGCGTTACCAGGACGCGATCGAGTTCTCGGACGCACTCCTGGCGGCGCTCCGAGCGTTCGAGGGTGTGCCTTCCTCTCCTGTCGCGTCCGTCGGACCGGGAACGCTGCAGCCTGGCATGGAGGGCACGCTGACCGCACTCGGAGTCGAGTGTCCGGCCTGCAACTCCCGGGTCGCTTCCGCAAAGTTCTGCGGCGAGTGCGGCGAGCGGTTGCCGCTGAAGTCCCGCCCGGACAGCCCGACCCGCGCAGATTTTCCGCTTCCGCTGCTGGCCCGCGAAGAAGATCTGGCGTGGCTCGAAGACCGCCGCCGCCAGGTAGTGAACAGCATCGTCGGCGCCCGCATCGTGGGCGAAGCCGGCAGCGGAAAAACACGACTGCTTCAAGAGTTTGCGGCGCGCGCCCGCGCCGATGGCGATTGCGTGGTGCTCGTCGGCCCGGACCCGTTCTGGTGCGAGGCCGCCAATTCATCGTTGCGCGACGCACTGAAAGGCCTGACCGGCCTGGATGAAAAAGCCATCCGCGCGCTATCGGAAGACGCGAGCCCCGAGGCGCGCCGCGGCATCGAGGACGTCTTCGACGGCGAGCGAACTCGCCGAGACGACAAACGTTCGGCGGCCGAGCGCCGTTTCGCTGCCGCCGAAGCCTTGCGCTGGGCGTTGCTCGGTGCGGCGTCCGCCACCTCGAAGCGGGTGATCCTGGCCATCGACGAGCTGCACCGCATCGACGGGCCGAGTCGCGCGGCTTTTGCCGATGCTTTGGGGGAACCGCCCGAAGCCCGCGTGCTCATGGTGTGCACCCACGCGCCAGGTTTCGAGTCCGGGTGGGGTGCGAGCCACGCTGCGCGTGTCCTGTCCGGGCTCCCACCGCAGGCACTCTCCCAGGTGCTGTCGATGGTGCCGACGGCACAGCTCGACGCAGCGGAGGACGAGACCGGGCGCGGGGTCCTGCCGATGTACGCGGAGCAGCTGTTGCGCTTCCACCTCGACGGCGGCAATGACCCACCGCGACGGCTCGGCGATCTCGTGGGCCTGCGCGTCGATACCTTGGATCCATCCGCTCGGCGAACCCTGCAGTCCCTCAGCGTGCTCGGCGATCGCGTCGAGCTCGACATGCTCTTGGCACTTTTACCAAAGAACCATCCCGTCGAGACCTCTCTGGTCGAGCTGCAGACCGCGGGCATGGCGGTGCGCGCGGGTGAAGTTTGGTCCACTTCACACCCCCTCTTGCGTGAGCTGGTCCTGACCGGCATCCCGGCAGCAGTCCGGCGCGAGCTGCACGCAAAGGCGCTCCGGGTCTGTGAGCAGCACGCAGCACCCATCGAGGCTCAGGCTCTCCACGCCTACGAGGCCCAAGACTCGTTCCAAGCGTTGCTCCTGCTCGAACAGGTCGCCGACCGGGCAACCGCGCGAGGAGATCTCAACACCGAGATCGAAGCGCTGCGGCGAGGCCTCGAGATCGCTCGCCGCGACGTGGCCCGCGGCGAGCTCGACGATCCCCTGCGTGCCGTCCTGATCTTCGCGCGCAAGCTGGGCGCGGCGTTGACGCGTGCCGGGAACTTTGCCGACGCCGAGGGCATTCTGCGGGAGGCCCTCGACATCGCGGGGCCCAGTGGAGCCGATCGCGCACGTGTGCTCGGCAGCCTCGCGCAGGTCGCTCACGGTCGCCACCGCGAGGCCGAAGCGGTCAACTACATCGATCAAGCCATCGACACGGCCCGGCAGTCCGGCGCGTACGACTTGGTTTCGAGCTTCAGCGACGCCCGAAAAGCCTGGGCAAACTGAGCGAATCGGCAGTCGGGGACAGGTTTCGGTGGTGAACAGCACGAAAGCGGGAGTGACGCCGCCTCAGCTGGTGGCCCGCTGGGACCTCGACAAGACCTACCTTCGCACCGAGTTCGACACGGTGCGCGACCTCGTTCGCACCGCCATCGAGCGCCCGGACCGCAAACGCTCCGTTCCCGGCGCCGCCACCCTGCTTCGGGAGCTCAAGCGCTCTGGCGCCTGGGTCCACATCTTGAGTGGGAGCCCGCGCCAGATGCGCGGCAGGCTCGAAGAGAAGCTCGCCATCGATCGCGTCCGTTACGACGAGCTGACGCTCAAGCCAAATCTGAGCAACGCGCTGCGCCTCCGCTTTCGCGCCATGCGCGATCAGCTCGGCTACAAACTCCCCAGTCTGCTCAGCGCGCGCGCGCGCGACCAGCATCGCGGGGCGAGCCCGGCCGAGCTCTCGGAAGTGCTGGTGGGGGACGACGCCGAAGCGGACGCCTTCGTCTACTCTCTGTATGCCGACGTGTGCGCGGGAGCGGTGGACGAGACGCTGCTCCGTCGTGTGCTCGAGAAGGGCCGCGTCTATTCGGACCAAGCCGAGGTTGCCCTCGAGGCTCAGCGCAACATCGAACCCACGCCCGCCGTCCATCGCATCTTGATCCACCTCGACCGGCAGACCTCGCCCAGTCAATTTCGGGATTACGGACCGCGGGTCGTGCCCTTCTACAACTACCTCCAGGCCGCCATCGTGCTGAGGGAAGACGGTCACGTGTCGGCGGAGGCCGTGCTGCGCGTGGCCTCGGAGCTGGTGCAGCACCACCGCTTCGACGCCGATGCGCTCGCCCGCAGCTACTTCGAGCTGGTCCGCCGCGGCCACGTGAGAAAATCGCCGGTGGAGGCCCTGGGGCGGGCCCTCTCGGACCTGAGTGGCCGCCTGCCGACATTGCACGAGCTGACCACCATGGTCGAGCAGCTGGCGGATCGAGAAATCGAACCCACCGCTCTGCCGGAGACCCCGGTGATGGACTACCTGGCCCTGGCGGACACCCATCGGGGCGGCAAGAACCGGCGGCGACCCGGCTCGGGCTGAGTCGGGGTCGGGTTTACGCGGGAGGGCCTTTGACTTTCGTCGCAATTCAAGGCAGGGAAAGCCGCCCGTGAGAGGATCGCCAACGTGGATAGTGACCTGGCGGAGGCAATCTCAGCCCTCAAAGATGTGATGAAGCGCCGCGGGGTGCGAGCCAGCTTCGGAAAGGCTTCACCCGAGCTGGTGACCGCGCTCCGAAGCAAGCTGCGCCTGCCGCGCAGGTATCGGGATTTCCTCAGTGAAGCCGACCCACTCGACGTCGAGACGCGCACTCCGCCGGAGCGTGTCCGGCTTCTGCCGTCGGCTGATCTCGAGGCTGAACAACACGGGTTTTGCCTCGACGACAAGGGAGAGGCCGTCAAGGCGGCGTCACCCCAAGGTTGGCGCCCGAGCTGGGTGATTGTCGGCCACAGCGCGCTGCTCGGCGACCCGTACTTCCTCGACACCTCCGCCCCTGATCCGGAGGGAGATTGCCCCGTCTACACTGCGATGAGCGGGACCGACAACTGGAAGCCGCGCCTCTGCGCCACCAGCTTCGCGCTGTTCGTTCGCATCCTTGCCGTCGGGATGGAGGTCGCTGAGGGCTTCGCCGAAGAAGACGTCGACACGGACGACGAGCAGACCTTCCGCGACGCCTTCGGCCCGCGCCTGCGGGAGTACGACCCGGCGGCGTTGAAGGCCGGACACTGGACGTGACCCTACTTCGAGTCGTCAGCCATCCGAGCGCCGAGCTCGAGAAGACGCTGACTCTGCTGGAGCGGCGAGGCGAAAACGACCTCGATCGGGTCGAGCCGAGTGTGCGCGAAGTGCTGGCCGCAGTGCGTCTCGAGGGCGACTCCGCGGTCCGTCGTTTCGTGCAGAAGTTCGAAGGGCGATCCCCAGACAGCCTGTTGATCCGCGACTACGGCGGCGCCGCCGCCCTCGCGAGCCTCGAGCCGGCGCTCGCCGGCGCACTCACCGAGGCCGCAGCGCGGATTCGCGTTTTCCACCAGCGGCAGGCCGCGCGAGGCGGAAGCTTCGAGTACGAAGAGGCCGGAATTCGGCTGGGAACCCGGGAAAGGCCGCTGAAACGCGTCGGAGTCTACGCCCCCGGTGGCAAGGCTCGTTATCCCTCGAGCGTGCTCATGTGCGCGATCATCGCCCAGGTCGCCGGCGTCGAGCAGATCATCGTCGCAACGCCGGACGCGGCGCCGGAAGTGCGCGCGGCCTGCCACCTTGCCGGCGTCGACGCCATCCTGGACGCGGGCGGAGCGCAGGCCATCGCAGCCTTGGCTTACGGCACCGAAACGCTGCCGCGAGTGGACAAGATCGTCGGGCCCGGAAACATCTACGTCGCGGCCGCCAAGCGCCTCGTATTCGGCGAAGTCGACATCGACAGCATCGCGGGCCCCAGCGAAATTCTCGTGCTCGCAGACGAGAGCGCGGATGCGGACGTCGTCGCGGCCGATCTCCTGTCGCAGGCCGAGCACGACGAGGCGGCCTACCCCCTCCTGCTCACTACCCACGCGGCGCTCGTCCCGGCCGTCGAGCAAGCACTCGCCGTGCGACTCGCCGACCTGCCCCGTCGGGTCATTGCCGAGGCGTCGATCCGCGAGAAAGGTGTTGCGCTGGTCGTGCCCGATCTCGACACCCTCACGCACATCGCCAATCGGCTGGCCGCCGAACACGTGGCGCTCCACGTGCGGGAGCCACGAGCGCTGGCCGACCGGGTCACCCACGCCGGGGCGTTGTTCATCGGCGCGATGACCCCGGAAGCTGCAGGGGACTACG includes these proteins:
- a CDS encoding sulfite exporter TauE/SafE family protein — encoded protein: MLVAGQEVSLLALIALGVFVGFVAGLFGIGGGFILTPLLSVVLDVPLPIAIGSGLCQMVGTATVALLKHRKLRQGEVRFDFLMLGGALLGVSAGARSVKYLETTGSVQIGGGTIPTSMLVLYGGYILFLIGSAVSLVRRSSGDVDTLAYVRRGPLANIQLPPYVDFPTLPLTRVSAPVVAYIGLALGYLSGLLGVGGGIALIPTLLYGFGFPIRQAAGTGILVLVVTAVSGTLAHAANGYVHLPMSLTLLAGASISAQFGALATSRLSAGVLRRGLASLILLTLVALVWSLARRVV
- the cysK gene encoding cysteine synthase A; this encodes MLAAFSSIADVIGNTPLVLLARLSEELGISLHAKVEGVNPAGSVKDRIARAMVDDAEERGLLRPGATLIEPTSGNTGIALAMIAAVRGYRLILTMPEAMSRERVQLLRAFGAEVVLTAGTLMKKAVEQAELLGATTPGAVMLRQFENPANPRVHEQTTAEEIWRDSAGKIDVFVAGIGTGGTISGVGRVLKTRSPSTHIVGVEPAGAAVLSGQEPVGHHIQGIGAGFVPKVLDRSVIDEVLAVSEDAALDAARRLARRDGVLSGFSAGAAMSAVFVLAARPEFRGKSFVVVLPDTGERYVSTALFERVSG
- a CDS encoding patatin-like phospholipase family protein; this encodes MEKRVVYYSAAGRPAQVCFARLAAAAKVVSHDPPRIEHAGSILALSVETAASGVEARLAAGYVNLLLLDLRADAADDARACVERARALCSRLDHAPDVELRYGFHRIVALVRGDDEDTDRLIAELGGRGIGHVLRERPADTDFPRRILDAIVDITTHRAVGKTALAASGGGITGIFFELGALKCLDDCLTPGVLDLDMYFGISAGAVVTGIMSAGYSVDELMASIAGHPGGRLPPIDLQLFRFGHLNFRDLGQRLAAATDIFWRAAYELAWRRTLPSFNDLILDYTSLIGAPFRSDRFEAALREILSRPGVDNDFRRLKKPLFIGASDQDARRHLMFGSEGHDHVPISQAIQGSVSVNPAFSAVEIESRFYEDGAVTRTSNFVEAIARGADLVFILDPFVPYVSQLAGAANRRGILYNIDQDIRSMSYTRFENTREWVLRKHPEVSTYTFLPSNRVRRLLSMNPMDHRPYLAIWRGAYLSTFERVKRLVPRLEGDLAVHGIRLALERAQAVAERLEQRVEPQFSDFFPDGRVELNLPPLAFDEAARPQSPQPETRSNSAVET
- a CDS encoding acetyl-CoA carboxylase biotin carboxylase subunit; translation: MFQKVLIANRGEIAVRIARTLKEMGIVPVAVMSEVDRDALHVRVAGEAYEIGPAPAAESYLRIDKLIEVAKRSGCQALIPGYGFLSENPALPEACEDNGIVFIGPPASAMRELGSKTAAREKMSAAGVPIVPGGPANTAEEALVTAARIGYPVMLKATAGGGGKGMRLVATEAELPGALERAKSEAKKAFGNDEVYLEKAIVRPRHVEVQVLGDRQGNVVHLFERDCSVQRRHQKVVEETPCPVLDDATARKMGEVAVKGAKAVGYYSAGTFEFLLAEDGSFYFLEVNTRLQVEHPITELCTGVDLVREMVRIADGEPLGYAQDAITRRGAAIECRVYAEDPSTGFLPSPGLINELRVPAGPGVRDDSGAYEGCTISSNYDPLISKLCVWASTREQALARMRRALSEYVVAGIRTNLPFHERLFEHPEFLSGRYDTSLIERNKAELLSGTRIPDRDKHLFAAAVALATFREKRGPSSLAAQNGNEPGLAPWVAAQRSRLTPGRPR
- a CDS encoding CoA transferase — its product is MAALSGVRVLDLTRLLPGPFATLVLAELGAQVDKIEDPNLGDYTRHAPPVVGPHGAAFHALNRGKRSAVLDLKSSEGVRVFERLLPHYDVLFEQFRPGVLDRLGIGHQRLLELCPKLVICALTGYGQTGPLKSRAGHDLNYLARAGLVGLGGPAESKPTIPPFQLADVSGGLWSVIAILASLRERDQTGRGQVLDIAMLDSVVPFATIALSKILGGELPERGNELLTGGVAPYDTYTTADGETMTLGALEPKFLTKFCAANAIEVDLSALMPGPHQVELKRRFAEVIAQKTRREWEAFNAEHDVCFEPALRPDELLSDPQIAARGLFFEGKAGEETVRYYRTPVTPRDLAPTPAPGPGEHTDAILREAGFDADELAALRAANVIR
- a CDS encoding protein kinase — translated: MVAAEPTRACPQCGATCQPTHQYCPTCGFPVANVSQSSEDRMIGRTLPGGYHILDLVSVGGMGRVYRAEQSVLGRTVAVKVIHPHLLADENAALRFMTEARAASQLNHPNSVSVFDFGRTEDGQPYLVMEFLRGKDLATVAWEEGPLPFSRIVDVLRQALTALGEAHELGIVHRDLKPENIILEPLRRGGDFVKVVDFGLAKLKGDAQGRSITNPGIVCGTPDYMAPEQGRGDALDGRSDLYGLGVVLFQLLTGRLPFDADSPTQVVMMHLTIPMPDPRQVAPERNIPDVLVDVVTKAMAKEADQRYQDAIEFSDALLAALRAFEGVPSSPVASVGPGTLQPGMEGTLTALGVECPACNSRVASAKFCGECGERLPLKSRPDSPTRADFPLPLLAREEDLAWLEDRRRQVVNSIVGARIVGEAGSGKTRLLQEFAARARADGDCVVLVGPDPFWCEAANSSLRDALKGLTGLDEKAIRALSEDASPEARRGIEDVFDGERTRRDDKRSAAERRFAAAEALRWALLGAASATSKRVILAIDELHRIDGPSRAAFADALGEPPEARVLMVCTHAPGFESGWGASHAARVLSGLPPQALSQVLSMVPTAQLDAAEDETGRGVLPMYAEQLLRFHLDGGNDPPRRLGDLVGLRVDTLDPSARRTLQSLSVLGDRVELDMLLALLPKNHPVETSLVELQTAGMAVRAGEVWSTSHPLLRELVLTGIPAAVRRELHAKALRVCEQHAAPIEAQALHAYEAQDSFQALLLLEQVADRATARGDLNTEIEALRRGLEIARRDVARGELDDPLRAVLIFARKLGAALTRAGNFADAEGILREALDIAGPSGADRARVLGSLAQVAHGRHREAEAVNYIDQAIDTARQSGAYDLVSSFSDARKAWAN